Part of the Terriglobales bacterium genome, GACTACTACGACCACGCTTCATCTCGACGCATGGGTTTGGCTTCACATTTCACAGACTGGATCGAGTATTGAGTGTCGTCCTGTGCGCAACACCGAGCTTTGAGCAAGAACGGAGATAACGAACGCGGGCTTCGACATCCACATATACAGAGGCAGACGATGAGTTTCGAGTCTTTGATGGCCGTGTCGCAGCGCTTGACTATCTCGGTGGAGACATTGGCGGCCCTGGGTGCACAACTGCGGTTCCTGCAGGATGGGCTCGACGGGGATTCGCGTGTGCGCCCTCTCCTGAACGACGTGGTGCGGGCCATCGATCCAAAACTGCTTGAGGACGTCGAACGGAACCAGCAGGCGGCCGCCCTGGCTCTGATTCAGACAACGTTTCGCCAGGCGCTCGACCTGCTGGAGAATCCAGAGCGCGCTCCGGGCTGGTGCTACCAAGACCCGGACATCCTTCAGTCACAGGGACAGGTGTCACGTCTCATCGTCCGCTGGATTGAGACAACGGCCGCCCAACGACCGGAGCTTAGCGAGGTCCTGCGGCGCCCCGGCGCGTTTCTTGACGTTGGCACCGGGGTCGGCTCGCTCGCGATCGAAGCCGCACGTTCCTGGCCGGCGTTAAGAGTAGTCGGTATTGACCCGTGGGAGCCGGCTTTGACACTCGCACGGAAGAACCGCGTACAGAGCGGACTCGTCGAACGAGTCGAGCTTCGCCCGCAGCGCGTGGAGCAGCTTGAGGAGAGGGCAACTTTCACCCTGTCGTGGCTTCCGGGACCCTTCATCTCAGCCGAGGTCGTGGATCGCGCGCTCGAGCACGTCCACGGCGCCCTCGCCCCCGGCGGCTGGCTGATATTCGGATTGTATCCGCTGCCAAGCGCTCCGCTCGAGCACGCACTCACCAGCTTGCGGATTGTGCGCAGCGGCGGCCACCCCTGGACTTCAAAGGAGGTTGAGGAAAAGCTCAAGGCGCTCGATTTCGAGCGAATCGAAGCTTGCTCGCCCGCGCCGCCGGTCACGTTGGTGGTCGCGCAACGGCCGAACTCCGAGAGGGCATGGACGTCTGATGAACGATCTCGTGATCGCTCAACGGCCGGGTTTGTGAGTTCGCATCATTCGTAGCGTGAAAAGGAGTAATCGTGACTGTAACGAACATCAATGCTGGAGCGGAGTTAGCTGCGGCCCGTGAACTACGATCTGCCATGCATGTAAGAGTTGTGTTGCCGGGCGATGACGACTATGTTCCGACACGACAGATATGGAACGGAGCGGTCCAACACCAGCCAGCGCTAATCGCAGTATGTGAGACGTCCGCCGATGTGCAGGCCGCGGTGCGGAGTGCGCGTGAACACCGACTCCCATTGTCTGTGCGTGGAGGCGGGCACGATTGGGCGGGAAGATCTCTTCGCCACGGCGGTCTCGTGATCGACCTCTCCCATATGAGGCGAGTGGATGTCGATCCCAAGGCATCGGTCGCCATCGTCCAGGGCGGAGCGACGGCGGTAGATGTCACTTCCGCCGTCGAGCCGCACGGTTTGGTGGCAGCGACCGGCAACTGCGGCACCGTTGGCATGGTGGGACTGACGCTTGGCGGTGGGTATGGTCCATTGACAGCACGCTATGGCTTGGCATTGGACAACCTGCTCGGCGCCGAGGTGGTGCTTGCTGATGGCCGCCTCGTGCATTGCGACGACCGGGAGAATCCTGATCTGTTCTGGGCATTGCGTGGCGGAGGTGGCAACTTCGGGGCGGTCACTTCAATCCGCGTACGGCTACATCCGATTGGTCAGGTGCTTGCGGGCAGGATGCTGTTTCCGTGGTCCCAGGCGCAATCCGTGTTGCACGGTTATGCGGAAGTCATCGCTGACGCACCTGATGAACTCTCGGTCCTCAGCGGTGTACTACCGGCTCCCGATGGAAGCCCGGTGGCGTGCTTAGCTCCCATGTGGACTGGCCAGGACAAGCAGGGCAAGGAATTGATTGCCAGACTGCGCCAGTTTGGTACGCCCATTGTGGACCAGGTTGGGCCGATGAATTATCGCGACTGGCTCAGCATGTTTGCAGCCGGTGCGCCCGTTGGCCGCCATTATGCAGCGCAGACGCGCTCGCTGGCTCAGCTTACTCCCGAAGTCATTTCGACTGTGGTCGCTGGCGGG contains:
- a CDS encoding FAD-binding oxidoreductase, translated to MTVTNINAGAELAAARELRSAMHVRVVLPGDDDYVPTRQIWNGAVQHQPALIAVCETSADVQAAVRSAREHRLPLSVRGGGHDWAGRSLRHGGLVIDLSHMRRVDVDPKASVAIVQGGATAVDVTSAVEPHGLVAATGNCGTVGMVGLTLGGGYGPLTARYGLALDNLLGAEVVLADGRLVHCDDRENPDLFWALRGGGGNFGAVTSIRVRLHPIGQVLAGRMLFPWSQAQSVLHGYAEVIADAPDELSVLSGVLPAPDGSPVACLAPMWTGQDKQGKELIARLRQFGTPIVDQVGPMNYRDWLSMFAAGAPVGRHYAAQTRSLAQLTPEVISTVVAGGQQRSSPLSAIILHDFRGAGTRVPLPATAFGLRKEHFLVEIIAAWEAAGKDDGDRHREWARSLSHNLAPHALPGGYPNMLGPDDHEQTAQAYGTNTDRLQQVKRLFDPEGVFTSAISLPLQRAAAGWSGS
- a CDS encoding class I SAM-dependent methyltransferase; the protein is MSFESLMAVSQRLTISVETLAALGAQLRFLQDGLDGDSRVRPLLNDVVRAIDPKLLEDVERNQQAAALALIQTTFRQALDLLENPERAPGWCYQDPDILQSQGQVSRLIVRWIETTAAQRPELSEVLRRPGAFLDVGTGVGSLAIEAARSWPALRVVGIDPWEPALTLARKNRVQSGLVERVELRPQRVEQLEERATFTLSWLPGPFISAEVVDRALEHVHGALAPGGWLIFGLYPLPSAPLEHALTSLRIVRSGGHPWTSKEVEEKLKALDFERIEACSPAPPVTLVVAQRPNSERAWTSDERSRDRSTAGFVSSHHS